One segment of Streptosporangium brasiliense DNA contains the following:
- a CDS encoding alpha/beta hydrolase family protein, with product MSFRTIAAAVAGLALATAAAPATAAAPATPAARSATAPAVLAGQAPAGHRVTMALPAPTGPYPVGTFAVRLVDRSRPDPLVRSEPYRELMVSLWYPAEDTGRALPVAPHMAPLAAADWDRRSAPPMGIATGAVDWAATPTHARVGAPVDRRAGRLPVVLFGSGDGGPRTLGTALVEDLASRGYLVVTVDHTYEADQVEFPGGRVVRAAPLPKKLTPRVIAKLLARHSRARLADMRSVLDKITELGRGHGLGEEAGQLPAGLRGAPDLSRVGVLGQSLGGSVAAQLVHDDRRVDAGVNLDGGYVGRVAETGVAKPFLQIAAEAHTRASEPSWKSFWDASTGWKRELRLAGAAHGSFTDLQVMLPQIAAAVPKVPVADFVGTVDPGRSVSAQRAYVAAFFDLHLNRRSSRLFDTPDARFPEVSLIP from the coding sequence ATGTCCTTCCGCACGATCGCCGCGGCGGTCGCCGGGCTGGCGCTGGCCACGGCCGCCGCGCCCGCCACGGCCGCTGCACCTGCCACGCCCGCCGCGCGCTCCGCGACCGCCCCCGCTGTCCTGGCCGGTCAGGCGCCGGCCGGGCACCGCGTCACGATGGCCCTGCCCGCGCCGACCGGGCCGTACCCCGTCGGCACCTTCGCCGTGCGCCTGGTCGACCGCTCGCGCCCCGACCCCCTGGTCCGCTCAGAGCCCTACCGGGAGCTGATGGTCAGCCTGTGGTACCCGGCGGAGGACACCGGCCGGGCCCTGCCCGTCGCCCCCCATATGGCGCCCCTGGCCGCGGCCGACTGGGACCGCCGCTCCGCGCCGCCCATGGGCATCGCGACGGGCGCGGTGGACTGGGCCGCCACCCCTACCCACGCCCGCGTCGGCGCGCCGGTGGACCGTCGAGCGGGCAGGCTTCCGGTCGTGCTCTTCGGCTCCGGGGACGGCGGCCCGCGCACGCTCGGCACCGCCCTGGTGGAGGACCTGGCCTCCCGCGGCTACCTGGTCGTCACCGTGGACCACACCTACGAGGCCGACCAGGTGGAGTTCCCGGGCGGGCGGGTCGTGCGAGCCGCGCCCCTGCCGAAGAAGCTGACTCCGCGCGTCATCGCCAAGCTGCTCGCGCGGCATTCACGGGCCCGCCTCGCGGACATGCGGTCCGTCCTCGACAAGATCACCGAGCTGGGACGCGGCCACGGCCTCGGCGAGGAGGCCGGGCAGTTGCCCGCCGGGCTGCGCGGCGCCCCGGACCTGTCCAGGGTGGGAGTGCTCGGCCAGTCCCTCGGCGGGTCGGTGGCCGCGCAGCTCGTCCACGACGACCGACGCGTGGACGCGGGTGTGAACCTCGACGGCGGCTACGTCGGCCGGGTGGCGGAGACCGGCGTCGCCAAGCCGTTCCTGCAGATCGCAGCCGAGGCGCACACCCGGGCGAGCGAACCGAGCTGGAAGTCCTTCTGGGACGCCTCGACCGGCTGGAAACGGGAGTTGCGCCTCGCGGGCGCGGCGCACGGCTCGTTCACCGACCTGCAGGTGATGCTGCCGCAGATCGCAGCGGCGGTGCCGAAGGTGCCCGTCGCCGACTTCGTCGGCACGGTCGACCCCGGCCGGTCCGTGTCGGCCCAGCGCGCCTACGTCGCGGCCTTCTTCGACCTGCACCTGAACAGGAGGTCCAGCCGGCTCTTCGACACCCCCGACGCCCGCTTCCCCGAAGTCTCCCTCATCCCCTGA